A stretch of DNA from Spirosoma endbachense:
GATTCATTGACGAGCCTTCGTCTGACGCCCAACCTTTCGTGGCAAACTACGGGATATACCAGTGAGCTGGCCAGTCGTTCCGTTTTGCCCGGCATTTCTGGCCGTAATCCGCAATTGCTGAACACGGGAGAAACAAAGTATGGCTCCACCGGAAATGGACAAACTGTATACAATAACCTCCTGCTAATGCGTAAGTTCCGGCGCGAAGGCCGGTCGCTTTCGGCCAACCTGAATACGGTTTTAAACAACGGTAGTACAAACGCACTGAATCAATCGGTCAATAGCCTGTATGATTCTACGGGGGCTAATCCGAATGAAATCCGGCTTGATCAGCGCAATAATCAAGGGACTTACGCGCTTCTGAACACGCTGACTGTATCGTATACGGAGCCATTATCACTGACCCGAAAGCTTGAATTTAGGTATGCCTATGCCAACAGCCGAAACCGTGCTGAACGGGATGTCGCCGACTTCAATGAAGCATCCGGACTGTATGATCGCCCTAATTCGGGGTTAAGCAATCGCTTCGGCAGTGTGTTTGCCACTCATCAGGCGGGTGCGACCCTGCAAACGCGCCGACTGCGCTATACCTATGCGCTGGGTTTCGATGTGCAGCAGGCCGAACTCCGTGTTGAAAACCGCTCGGTCGATACCAGCCTAAGCCGTCGATACCTGAACGTTTTACCCAGTGCCCTGTTTTCCTACACGTTTTCAGGAAATCGTAATCTGCGCCTTCAATACCGGACCCGATTAACGGCGCCATCCATCACGCAGTTGCAGCCCGTAATCGATAACACCAATCCGTTGAACGTTCGAATGGGAAACCCGACACTGCGACCGGAGTATTATAATAATGTTACGCTGACCTTTAACAGCTCACGTTCGCAGGGAAGTAAAAGCTTGTTTCTGTTCGCCAGTCTAAATCAGAGCAACAATCGGATTGCCACCACCACAAACATAAGCAGTGCGGGTGTGCAGATTACCCGGCCCGTTAATGCTGGTGGTTACTGGTCGGCGAATGGGGTTCTATCGCTAAGCCGGAAACTTAAACCCCTGAAAATGAGCATGACGCTGACAACGAATGCCGGTTTTTCGCGGGCAGTAAGCTTTGTCAATGAGCAGAGCAATGTGTCGCATAACCGAAGCATTGGACAGGGGCTTCGGTTGCAGTCGAATTTCAACGGCAAACTTGAGTATGGGCTGAGCGGTAATCTGACTTACCAGACGGCAACTTATTCACTGCTTCCCCGTCAAAATACATCTTACTGGATCAACTATGCCACCGCCGATATTCACTGGCAGCTGCCGTTTCGCTTCGTGCTCACGAGCGATCTGACTTATACGGCAACATCGGGCCAGTCGGTGGGTTATAACCAGCAGTTTGCGCTCTGGAACGTGACCTTGGCAAAGCAGTTTTTCAAAGGAAATACGGGCGAGGTTCGCATACAGGCGTTTGATCTGCTCAATCAGAACCGGAGCCTGGTTCGCAACACAACCGATACCTATCTGGAAGACGTTCAGAGTCGGGTGCTTCGCCAGTATGTGCTGGTAAGTTTCGTGTATAATCTGCGAAAGTTTGGGGTATGAGAATATTAAACCTATAAGGTTTTTGAAACCTTATAGGTTTGTAATCATGGCGTACAGAACCCAGAGCCTTGAACCAGTAAAGCCCTGGGTTCTGTATGTCTCAGAGAAAATAACTCCAGGAAAAGCATAAGTAGAAAGTAAGAAGGGCTGGGTGTTTTCTTTCGTCAGAGAAAATAGCTTATTATGTGCCGGAATTCACAGACGAAAGTCGTTCTTATACTCTTCTTTTTGTTGCCGTTTTATCAGGGCATTGCTCAGCAACGCTTTGCTGAGCTTGGTAATTTTTCGCTCGAAAACGGTCAGGTTATTCAAAATTGCCAGCTTGGTTACCGAACCTTCGGCCGACTGAACGCAGCTAAATCGAACGCTATTCTGGTGCCTACCTGGTTTGGTGGCACGTCGCAGGGGAAAGCGTTTGTGGCTAATCCGGGCGGTATTGCCGATAGCACCAGCTATTTTACGATTGTGGTCGATGCGCTGGGTAATGGTGTATCTTCGTCGCCATCGAATAGCACGGCTCAGGCAGGAGCGCAGTTTCCGCAATTCACGATCCGGGATATGGTTCGCTCAGAGTATGAGCTGGTTACGAAGTCGCTCGGCCTGACTCATCTGTATGCTGTCATGGGCATTTCGATGGGTGGGATGCAATCGTTCGAGTGGCTGGTTTCGTATCCTGATTTTATGGATAAAGTCGTTCCCATTGTGGGAGCCCCGAAACAGAGCAGTTATGACAGGCTGTTCTGGGGAACACAATTGACGATTCTGGAGCGCGGCAATTTCGCGCCTGAAGCCATGAAGACCGTTGGTGATCTTCATGAGTTGAATTTAACGACGCCCAGCTACTTTATGAGCCACCTAAAGGCAGAAGAAGAACCAGATTTTGTGCAGAAAAAAGAGAATGGCTACGTAAATACAAACCCGTACAATTGGGCGTCACAACTGAGAGCCATGATTGGTCATGATATCTACCGGGGCCGGTCAATGGCTGAACTCAAGTCGGCGATCAAGGCAAAACTACTGATTGTCGTGGCCAAACAGGATCATATGGTAACGCCCGGTATGGCTACCGAACTGGCTAAATTTCTGCAAGTGCCCTTTGTCGAGCTTACCAGCGACTGCGGCCATCTGGCCACCTCCTGCGAGGAAGAAACGATCAAGAAGTCAGTCAGGCAGTTCTGGGAAAGTAAGTAAAATAGGATTTTCATTAAGAAGCCGCAGCGTGCCACGGTTCAAAACCGTGGCACGCTGCGGCTTCTTAATGAAAATCCTACAAAGGAATCATTTACTGAATTGTTGGAATACCTGGTTCAATAAATACCTGTTTAACAATTGGAAACTGTTGCTGAACCGTTGTTCGTATTCGATTGATCGCCTGATTGATCTCGGAGGTCGATAAGGCATCCTGAAAATCGATGACAAGTAACACCAGCACTTCATCGGGACTGAAATACATGGAGGGCGACTGAATAACGCTCGTCACGGCATTATCACGTTCGGTTAGGGCTATGATCTGGTTTAAGGTTGCTGGCTCGACACTCTCGCCCATGAGCAGGCTCCGGCTTTCGCGGGCCAGCACGATCGAAACCCCGGTCAAAATCAGGCCGATGATGATGGAGGCACCCCCATCGAAGTACGGATTATTGAACTGATGACCCAGAAAGACGCCCAGAAATGCTACGATCAAGCCGAGCAGATCGGAAGCATCCTCAAAAAGAACCACGAATGTAGACGGATCTTTGCTGCCTTTAACGGCCGACCAGAATGGCTTATCGCCACGCTGGCGGTTAAATTCCCTGAGGGCGGTGATAAAGGAAAGTCCGTCGAAACAGAAGGCCACGCCCAGAACAATGTAATTCCAGAACGGTTTTTGGATTGGTTCGGGATGTTGTAAATGGGTAATGCCTTCATAAAAAGAAACACCACCACCTACACCAAAAATCAAAATCGAGACAATGAATGCCCAGAAATATTGTTCTTTGCCGTAGCCGAAAGGTCTTTTATCGTCGGCTGGTTTTTTACTGCGGGCAATCCCCAGTAATAATAGAATTTCATTCAGCGTATCGACTAATGAGTGGATTCCTTCAGAAACCATGGCCGAGCTGCCCGTAACGCCAGCCGCGATAAATTTGGTAATGGCAATTGCCAGATTGGCGGCTAAAGCACTGTAAATCGGAGTTTTGGACGCTGGCATAGATGATGTGTAGAATTGGTGGAAGGTGAACGGCCTGTAAACAGACTTTGCTGAGGAACGGTTAGTTGTGGTTGGCAGCTACAAATAGAAAACCCGTCAAATTAGGTGAATTTGACGGGTTTTCTGGTAGGACATTTGACTTAGTTTATTCGTCCTCAATGGTTACGTGCTGTTTTTTTGCTGCTTTTTTAATCCGGTCCTTAATCACATCCACTTCGTCGGCATCGTATTTTGCCGCATTATCCTCGTGATTAATGTAACTCCATGCCGCACGGACATGCTCGGGTGTATCAATTGGATACTTCTTGTTGGTACGGTCAGCAAATTCTACGTCTCCGTATTTGTGCTCACCTTCGGTCGGCTTTACATCGTCGCGCCGATCAATTTTCGGGTCGTTTGTCATGATCGTTGAGCGTTTATATTTTCCAGGTGTTCAGTACTGAGCCTTGCTACAGGTTGAAATGTTAGATCGGTGCTAGGACTTAATACTGAACGTCTGTTCTATAAAATCAACACACTCAGCTAGCAAATGTTCGCATTTAGCTCAATAAGTTGACAAAGTTACCTCTGGCAATAAGCGATGTGAATCGACGAATAATAGCAATCTTGAAAACCACGGCCCTTCGCTACGTGTTGCTTAAACAGACAGGCGTTTTCTGCCCATGAAGCGGGCAGAACGAATACCCTGCTTTACTTTACATTACTCTCTATGTCTGCTCTTTTTTCTCCGATCACCATCCGAAGTATCCAGCTCAAAAATCGAATTGTTGTTTCGCCAATGTGTCAGTATTCCAGTGAAAACGGCTTTGCCAACGACTGGCATCTGGTCCATCTGGGAAGTCGTGCTGTAGGAGGTGCTGCGTTAATTTTTACGGAAGCGACGGCTGTATCGCCCGAAGGTCGTATTTCGCCACACGATCTGGGTATCTGGAAAGACGACCATATTGAAGGACTGAAACGAATAACGCAGTTCATTAACCAGCATGGCTCCATTGCCGGAATTCAGCTGGCTCATGCCGGACGCAAGGCAAGCCACCATCGACCGTGGGATGGAGGGAAAGCCATTCCGCCCACTGAAGAGCGAGGTTGGGAAACCGTTGCACCGAGCTCTATTCCCTTCACAGAAGCCGAACCAAGACCGTTGGCCTTAACAAAAGCAGGTATTGAGAATGTGCTGATTGACTTTCAGGACGCTGCTCGCCGTGCCGTGGAAGCTGGCTTTCAGGTTGCCGAAATTCACGCGGCTCATGGTTATCTGCTCCACGAATTCTTGTCGCCCTTGAGTAATCAGCGAACGGATGAATACGGTGGTTCGTTCGACAACCGAATTCGCTTATTGCTACAGGTAATTGAACAGGTTCAAGCTGTCTGGCCAGAAGAATATCCGCTTTTCGTTCGCATATCGGCAACGGAATGGACCGAAGGCGGCTGGACCGCCGATGACTCGGTAGCCCTGGCATCTGTCCTGAAAACCAAAGGGGTGGATGTTATCGACTGTTCAAGCGGAGGGAATGTAGCCCATGCGAAAATTCCGGTAGGCCCTGGTTACCAGGTAGAATTTGCCGAACGGGTGAAGCAGGAAGCTGGTATTATGACCGCTGCGGTTGGCCTTATTACGCATGTTGAGCAGGCCGAGGCTATTCTTGCCAATGGGCAGGCCGATTTTGTTCTTTTAGCCCGCGAATTCCTCCGTGATCCGTATTTTCCACTGCATGCTGCCCATGCATTAGGTGATGATGTTGTCTGGCCGTCGCAGTATGAGCGGGCAAAGCCAAAGTAATAAAGTAACGGTGCATAAGTAAAATTAGGATGGGCATAAGCCAATTTGCTTACTTTGGAGTTATATAAACATCGTAGCCGTTTTTTTACTTAAAATTAATTATCAGCCATGCGTTGGTTAGGACAAAGAGAAAGTGATAACGTCGAAGATCGACGCGGAGGAGGTGGTGGCGGATTGCTGGTGGGCGGTGGTATCGGCACCGTTGTTATTGCCGTTATTGTCATGCTCCTTGGTGGAGATCCGTCGGAAATCCTGAATCAAAGTTCGCCCAGTCAGCAAGCAGCTCAGGCTCCATCTGGTCCGCAGCCCGACGACGATGCAGCCAGTTTTACGCGGAAAGTACTGGGTAGTACGGAAGATATCTGGACGAAATTGTTTGCCGATCAAGGGGCACAGTATCGAAAACCAACGCTGGTTATGTTCCGGCAAATGACCCAGTCGGGTTGTGGTACGGCCTCGGAATCATCTGGACCATTTTACTGCCCTGGTGACCAGAAGCTTTACATCGACCTGTCATTTTACGATGAACTCAGTAAGCGCTTTGGCGCTCCCGGCGATTTTGCAATGGCTTATGTTGTGGCCCATGAAGTCGGTCACCATGTGCAAAAACAGTTGGGTATTATGGATAAAGTCGACGCGCTTCGTGAGCGATTAAGCGAACGGGAGTACAACAAAGTATCCGTTCGGCTTGAGCTACAGGCTGATTTCTTTGCGGGTGTGTGGGCACATCATGCGCAGGGAAAGAGCTTTGATTTTGAGCCGGGTGATGTTGAAGAAGCCCTTACCGCTGCCAACGCCATTGGCGACGACCGCATTCAGGAGCAAACGCAGGGGCGCGTAGTTCCTGATGCCTTTACACATGGCAGTTCTGCGCAGCGTGTATACTGGTTTAAAAAAGGGTTGAAGACGGGTGATATTAACCAGGGCGATACCTTCAACAGCCGTGAAGACGCTAATTTACAGTAAATTTAAGCCTGTTATTTAGGCTATTAAAAGATAATTTTGTGCAAGCCGGAGCTACTGAAGTTCCGGCTTTTTTTGTATTGGTCGCTGACAATTACCCTGGAGTTCAAAGCGTTCAGGAAAGCCAGGATTACTTCTAGTTTCAAGTCTCAGTAAGCTGGCAACTTGCTTATATCGTGACGATTAATTTACTTTCTGGCCTAAACGAATAAATTCACTATGGAGTCTCAATCCTATCCTGAACAGCACCACCCTTCACTAACGGCCGAGCAGATTAAACAGGAGCAGGCTGCCTTCATGACCCAGGTCTACGGCTGGATGACTGTAGCGTTACTCGTTACCGCAACCATTTCGATTTGGGTAGCTAGTTCGCCCGCCGTTCTTGAATTGATTTTTGGTAACCGACTGGTTTTCTACGGGTTGCTGATCGGTGAGGTGCTGCTGGTTATGTATCTTTCGGCGGCTGTGCAGCGCGTTTCTGCCCAAATGGCGATGGCTATGTTTCTGGGTTATGCCGTTATGAACGGTTTAACGCTGTCGTGTATCTTTCTGCTTTATACGGGTGGTTCGATTGCATCTACCTTCTTCGTAACGGCCGGAACATTTGGGGCAATGAGTGCTTACGGTTATTTCACCAAACGCGATCTGACATCCTGGGGAGGTTTTCTAATGATGGCCCTAATCGGTTTGATCATTGCTTCGGTTGTGAATCTGTTCTGGCAGAACGAGACGCTCTACTGGATTGCAACGTACGCTGGTGTTCTGATCTTTGTCGGACTGACCGCATATGACACGCAGAAGATCAAAGAAATGAACATCGTTGGTAATGCGGGCACCGATGAAGATCGAAAAGAAGCCATCATGGGGGCGCTGCGTCTCTACCTGGATTTTATCAATATGTTTCTTTACATGTTACGCCTGTTCGGACGCCGACGGTAAGTTAATATTGTTTTAAAGCAGAAAAGCACTCCATCGCGGGGTGCTTTTTTTGTTTTATTTCACAATGCCAGAAAGGTTTACTTTAGTCCGTTTTTTGTTGCTGGCTTCATAGGTAGCCTATGAAGCCAGCAAGATAATCTTGTAAACTGATTCAAACTCTTCGTACCTTAAAACTCGTATGGGAGGGAAATCAATGTCGTTTAATCCGTTGAAGTGACGATCATTCCCAACAATATAGTCTGCATTGGCAGCCACAAAACAGTCTACAAATTTATTGTCATCCTTATCGCCCTCAATGAGATTCTATCGATACAACGGCTCAACAACATGAACATTAGGCAGCAAAAGCAAGTAGCTTAGTTTGGCGTCAGTAACGTTTAAGCCGTAGCGCTGCTGAATAACCTCTTCATATTCCAACAGAATTTCGGTTGACAGGCATAAATCAAACTTATTCTTTAGAATGCATTCGTAAATCCAGTGGTATTTGTATTGCGGAGCAAGTGAAACTAAGAAAACATTGGTATCCAGAACGAGACGTAGTCTATTCATTTAGCCAACGATCTAAATCATCCTGTGAAATGCCTTTTTCTTCCTCGGCTTTAGCCAGGTTACCTACTTGTTTATTAGAAAAATACTCAGCCAATATTTTTTTTATAGCCTGCAAATCTTCGTCGGAAGGCTGGAACGAATAGACCTTCAGCAGTTCTAATTGAAGTGGGCTTAATTTTTCAGTGACCATAATGCTTAACTTTTCATGAATATAACGGACTTGAGTTATGTAAGATTCGAAACCAAGCAAATCCAAATGAGCCGACTAAAAAATAAATGTAATAACTCAATCGGAGTTCGGCATATTTTTTAAGCTACAATGGTTAAAAAATGCTTTTTCAATATAATTTTCACATGATAGGTTATAGGATGAAGTCGCTTTCTTCTCATAATCATGTGCTTTATGTATAAGTATAACAAAACCGCCCGGCTACCTCTGAGCAGCCGGGCGGTTTGCCCTGGACAATGAAACCTGCACTTATAACTCTATTTCCGCGTCTAGATTGGTGAAGGCGATCTCGCCATCGTGATTCAATTCCATCAGCACAACCGATTTTGATCTCATACGAGTAGAGCTGTATAAAAAGTATTATCTGGCATATACTTTGGTAACGAGAGAAGCCAAGTTAACTAGTTGCCAGTAATACCAAAAATTCATCGGGATTCAGAACGCCAATCGATGGAAACGGATGCAATTTGACAACGTCGAAGTGTACATCATACGTGATAATGTAATCGGCTCCGGCCATTAAACCTGCATCAATAAACTTGTTGTCATCTGGGTCGATCTCAATGATTCCCCATGTAAACGGCGTATCAATACGAATCACACCCGGCAATTTTGTTAGGAATTCCAGAAAATTATTGGCAACAACTGCGTTTGTCTTGCGAGCTAGTATTTCCTGATATTCGAGCAAAATAGATGTGCTTACCACCAATTCGATTTTTCCGAGAGCTAATGCAGTAATAATAGCTCTGTAACGTGATGCCTTAGGAAGAGCAGCCAGTAAGACGTTTGTGTCAATAACAATCCTCATGGTTGAGGATTATACGGTGTACGCTCATGCCCTTTTGCCCACTCGTCAATAGTGGCTGCATTCCAGTTTTTTTCTTTCCAAAGGTTGTCCATTTCGGCATCGGCTTTGTCTAAAAAGTACTGGGCCAGCAATTGACGAATTTCAATGAGTTGTTCATCCGACAGCGTATATGCAAATGTTTGCAATAACTCTAACTGAAGGTTAGTAAGTTTAGCTGTACTTGACATGATATAGTTGTAAAGTGAAAATAACGGTTTTTCGGTAATGTTGATTCAAGCCATACTATACGGCTGGCCAGTCAATCTTGCTGGCATAATTCAGTTTTATCAGAACGAACTATTCCTTTTTTTACCTCGCTCTTTAGAAACGATCCCGAGAACTCGATGAATACAACCTCGCCAGACATACTAACTGATACTTTTTAGTACTCCGTACTTACTATTCATCGTGCATATAAATGAATGCATTTGCTAACAAATATAAGTAGAATCAAACAAAACCGCCCGGCTACCTTTGAGCAGCCGGGCGGTTTGCCCTGGACAATGAAACCTGCACTTATAACTCTATTTCCGCGTCTAGATTGGTGAAGGCGATCTCACCATCGTGATTCAATTCCATCAGCACAACCGATTCTTTTTTGACTTCACCCGACAGGATTGCTTTCGAAAGTTCGTTGAGCACCCGGCGTTGCAAAACACGCTTCAGCGGCCGGGCACCAAACTGCGGGTCGAACCCTTCTTCGGCAAGCTTGTTTAGGGCTTCATCGGTAGCGTCGAGTTGAACACCGTTTTCGGCCAGACGTTTCCTGATCACATTGAACTGGATGTCCACAATCTTGCGAATATTCTGCTTCGTTAGTGGCTCGAACATCACGATCTCATCAATCCGGTTCAGAAACTCTGGCCGGATGGTTTGCCGCAATAAGTCCATGACTGCCGACTTGGCTTCTTCCAGCACCAGGGTGTGGTTCCAGCCTTCATCTTCGGCGAATTTCTCCTGAATTAAATGACTACCGATGTTGGAGGTCATGATGATGATCGTGTTCTTGAAGTTGGCCACGCGACCTTTGTTGTCGGTCAGACGACCCTCGTCGAGCACTTGCAACAGAATGTTCCAGACATCAGGATGCGCTTTTTCGATCTCGTCAAGCAATACCACCGAATAGGGTTTCCGACGTACAGCCTCGGTCAGTTGACCGCCTTCGTCGTAACCGACGTATCCCGGAGGGGCACCAATTAACCGGCTTACGGCATGGCGTTCCTGATACTCCGACATATCAATCCGAATCATCGCATTCTCATCATTGAACAGGTACTCGGCCAGAGTCCGGGCCACTTCCGTTTTACCAACCCCCGTTGTACCAAGGAAGATAAATGAACCGATCGGACGTTTGGGGTCCTGCATACCGGCCCGGCTTCGACGCACCGCGTCAGCAACCACTTCAATAGCTTCAGCCTGACCTGCTACACGCTTGCCAAGTTCTTTTTCCAGACTGAGCAGCTTCTCGCGATCACTTTGCAGCATCTTCGAAACCGGAATACCTGTCCATTTGGCAACAACTTCGGCAATGTCCTCAGCAGTAACTTCTTCCTGCATCATTCGATCCGATGAACCGTTATCTGTGCCCTCTTTAGTCAGCGCATTTAGTTTCGTTTCGATCTCAGGAATGCGTCCGTAGCGAATTTCGGCTACTTTACCATAATCACCTGCACGTTCGGCCTGTTCAGC
This window harbors:
- a CDS encoding putative toxin-antitoxin system toxin component, PIN family, giving the protein MRIVIDTNVLLAALPKASRYRAIITALALGKIELVVSTSILLEYQEILARKTNAVVANNFLEFLTKLPGVIRIDTPFTWGIIEIDPDDNKFIDAGLMAGADYIITYDVHFDVVKLHPFPSIGVLNPDEFLVLLATS
- the namA gene encoding NADPH dehydrogenase NamA, whose product is MSALFSPITIRSIQLKNRIVVSPMCQYSSENGFANDWHLVHLGSRAVGGAALIFTEATAVSPEGRISPHDLGIWKDDHIEGLKRITQFINQHGSIAGIQLAHAGRKASHHRPWDGGKAIPPTEERGWETVAPSSIPFTEAEPRPLALTKAGIENVLIDFQDAARRAVEAGFQVAEIHAAHGYLLHEFLSPLSNQRTDEYGGSFDNRIRLLLQVIEQVQAVWPEEYPLFVRISATEWTEGGWTADDSVALASVLKTKGVDVIDCSSGGNVAHAKIPVGPGYQVEFAERVKQEAGIMTAAVGLITHVEQAEAILANGQADFVLLAREFLRDPYFPLHAAHALGDDVVWPSQYERAKPK
- a CDS encoding alpha/beta fold hydrolase; translated protein: MCRNSQTKVVLILFFLLPFYQGIAQQRFAELGNFSLENGQVIQNCQLGYRTFGRLNAAKSNAILVPTWFGGTSQGKAFVANPGGIADSTSYFTIVVDALGNGVSSSPSNSTAQAGAQFPQFTIRDMVRSEYELVTKSLGLTHLYAVMGISMGGMQSFEWLVSYPDFMDKVVPIVGAPKQSSYDRLFWGTQLTILERGNFAPEAMKTVGDLHELNLTTPSYFMSHLKAEEEPDFVQKKENGYVNTNPYNWASQLRAMIGHDIYRGRSMAELKSAIKAKLLIVVAKQDHMVTPGMATELAKFLQVPFVELTSDCGHLATSCEEETIKKSVRQFWESK
- a CDS encoding DUF6582 domain-containing protein: MTNDPKIDRRDDVKPTEGEHKYGDVEFADRTNKKYPIDTPEHVRAAWSYINHEDNAAKYDADEVDVIKDRIKKAAKKQHVTIEDE
- a CDS encoding outer membrane beta-barrel protein, coding for MKSFLFVVVLLLGAIEGVFAQKSAGALQIQGAVTDSISGKPLRSASVSLLTARDSAYVMATITDGDGRFRFRNIAAGNYRVLITFLGYRNASRSSSVNRETPIADLGTLLMVEQSSTLGEVVVKQERTPVEVKGDTLQFNAGSFKTQPNAQVEELLRKLPGVEVSRDGTIRAQGQTVNRVLVDGKPFFGNDPKMATRNLPADIVDKVQLYDQSSDQSQFSGIDDGNRERTINLTIKRDKRKGYFGQNSVGAGVDRDGGPARYQGRLSLNRFNNGRQLSLIGQGNNLNQQNFTLGDGAASGPVIVGGPGGISPGVNQTPTNIIETKAAGLNYRDKWGSRAEVATSYFMNQAITTTDQQSHRQSILPEQSFLTDQHNYSQNRVTTHRFNGRLDWQLDSLTSLRLTPNLSWQTTGYTSELASRSVLPGISGRNPQLLNTGETKYGSTGNGQTVYNNLLLMRKFRREGRSLSANLNTVLNNGSTNALNQSVNSLYDSTGANPNEIRLDQRNNQGTYALLNTLTVSYTEPLSLTRKLEFRYAYANSRNRAERDVADFNEASGLYDRPNSGLSNRFGSVFATHQAGATLQTRRLRYTYALGFDVQQAELRVENRSVDTSLSRRYLNVLPSALFSYTFSGNRNLRLQYRTRLTAPSITQLQPVIDNTNPLNVRMGNPTLRPEYYNNVTLTFNSSRSQGSKSLFLFASLNQSNNRIATTTNISSAGVQITRPVNAGGYWSANGVLSLSRKLKPLKMSMTLTTNAGFSRAVSFVNEQSNVSHNRSIGQGLRLQSNFNGKLEYGLSGNLTYQTATYSLLPRQNTSYWINYATADIHWQLPFRFVLTSDLTYTATSGQSVGYNQQFALWNVTLAKQFFKGNTGEVRIQAFDLLNQNRSLVRNTTDTYLEDVQSRVLRQYVLVSFVYNLRKFGV
- a CDS encoding cation diffusion facilitator family transporter; the encoded protein is MPASKTPIYSALAANLAIAITKFIAAGVTGSSAMVSEGIHSLVDTLNEILLLLGIARSKKPADDKRPFGYGKEQYFWAFIVSILIFGVGGGVSFYEGITHLQHPEPIQKPFWNYIVLGVAFCFDGLSFITALREFNRQRGDKPFWSAVKGSKDPSTFVVLFEDASDLLGLIVAFLGVFLGHQFNNPYFDGGASIIIGLILTGVSIVLARESRSLLMGESVEPATLNQIIALTERDNAVTSVIQSPSMYFSPDEVLVLLVIDFQDALSTSEINQAINRIRTTVQQQFPIVKQVFIEPGIPTIQ
- a CDS encoding PIN domain-containing protein — its product is MNRLRLVLDTNVFLVSLAPQYKYHWIYECILKNKFDLCLSTEILLEYEEVIQQRYGLNVTDAKLSYLLLLPNVHVVEPLYR
- the ypfJ gene encoding KPN_02809 family neutral zinc metallopeptidase, encoding MRWLGQRESDNVEDRRGGGGGGLLVGGGIGTVVIAVIVMLLGGDPSEILNQSSPSQQAAQAPSGPQPDDDAASFTRKVLGSTEDIWTKLFADQGAQYRKPTLVMFRQMTQSGCGTASESSGPFYCPGDQKLYIDLSFYDELSKRFGAPGDFAMAYVVAHEVGHHVQKQLGIMDKVDALRERLSEREYNKVSVRLELQADFFAGVWAHHAQGKSFDFEPGDVEEALTAANAIGDDRIQEQTQGRVVPDAFTHGSSAQRVYWFKKGLKTGDINQGDTFNSREDANLQ
- a CDS encoding Bax inhibitor-1/YccA family protein, which produces MESQSYPEQHHPSLTAEQIKQEQAAFMTQVYGWMTVALLVTATISIWVASSPAVLELIFGNRLVFYGLLIGEVLLVMYLSAAVQRVSAQMAMAMFLGYAVMNGLTLSCIFLLYTGGSIASTFFVTAGTFGAMSAYGYFTKRDLTSWGGFLMMALIGLIIASVVNLFWQNETLYWIATYAGVLIFVGLTAYDTQKIKEMNIVGNAGTDEDRKEAIMGALRLYLDFINMFLYMLRLFGRRR